A single genomic interval of Cydia splendana chromosome 10, ilCydSple1.2, whole genome shotgun sequence harbors:
- the LOC134794608 gene encoding guanine nucleotide-binding protein subunit gamma-1 has protein sequence MDMMVSTLQQQRAVTEQLRREAAIKRIPVSSAVADIVRYINEHEQEDCLLVGFSSQKVNPFREKSSCTVL, from the coding sequence ATGGATATGATGGTATCGACATTGCAACAGCAGCGAGCCGTGACTGAGCAGCTGCGGAGAGAGGCAGCTATTAAGCGCATTCCCGTGTCGTCGGCGGTGGCCGACATCGTGCGCTATATCAACGAGCACGAGCAGGAGGACTGCCTGCTCGTCGGCTTCTCCAGTCAAAAAGTCAACCCTTTCCGCGAAAAAAGCTCATGTACTGTTCTTTAA
- the LOC134794368 gene encoding DNA fragmentation factor subunit alpha, which produces MENDINKPYKICDVNRDKKKGTVASSLEDLLSKVPEKLGLPSENLTVVLESDGTEVDDEEYFSTLENDTSLMILHGSEKWTPNMPKCQVSLDQTDDVGLGEKEQVASLVGRLQHNLCHISLLGGQDLELLSDMDPDSLADIVTDRDNRIILEHIKEASGRILLEKRQAQDAMELLKLYHQSVSNGSEDVSPPKQERV; this is translated from the exons ATGGAGAACGATATCAACAAACCATACAAAATATGTGATGTGAACCGAGACAAAAAGAAGGGTACGGTAGCATCGTCGTTAGAAGATTTACTCAGTAAAGTGCCCGAAAAGCTGGGACTGCCATCAGAGAACCTGACCGTGGTGCTGGAGTCCGACGGGACTGAGGTTGACGATGAGGAGTATTTTTCGACATTAGAGAATGACACATCGTTGATGATTCTCCACGGGAGCGAGAAGTGGACGCCGAACATGCCGAAGTGCCAGGTGTCGTTGGACCAGACGGACGACGTGGGGCTAGGGGAGAAGGAGCAGGTGGCAAGCCTGGTGGGGCGGCTGCAGCACAACCTGTGCCACATCTCGCTGCTGGGCGGCCAGGACCTGGAGCTGCTGTCCGATATGGACCCAGACAGCCTCGCGGATATCGTCACGGACCGTGACAACAGAATCATACTGGAGCACATTAAGGAAGCCTCTGGAAG GATCTTATTGGAGAAGCGCCAAGCACAGGATGCCATGGAGCTATTGAAACTTTACCACCAGAGTGTTTCCAATGGCTCCGAGGATGTGTCACCGCCCAAGCAGGAGAGAGTGTAG